In the genome of Microcoleus vaginatus PCC 9802, the window GCTGCACTTGTTGCTGCTGCATTTCTTTGTGGGCCATCCACAGGGAATCGGAAGGTTGAAGAAATTGCAGGGGAGTTCTCATGACTTTTTGAGCTGGGGTTTGCTCGAAATTTAGTTCGAGAAACTGTGCTTGCACGATGTCGTATTCGGTAAGAATTCCCAGGGGTTGGTGAAAGGAATAGTGAAAAATGGAGGTATAGTCATCTTTGGGCTTCTCCATTGTTAATTCTTTGTTTTTTGTGATGACTACGCAACTGACTTGATGCTCTGACATCAGTTCGGTTATACTCTGCAGCGAGGCGGTGTGGGGTGCTGTAATTGGCGTAGTCATCAATTCTGCTACCCGTCGCAATTTGAGAATGTTTGAAGGCTGCAATACTTGGCGAATTCTTTCCCGCGTCAGCACTCCTACCAAGTGGCCCAATTGATTGACGATCGGCAAATAGCGAATCTTGTGCTGGCGAAATAAGGATAAAGCGGTAAACACGTCTTGGTCATCGGATTCTGTGAGGGAGACCGAAACCGGGGACATCACTTCAGAAATGGGTATTTTGTGCAGGGCTACTTTGTGCTGGGTGTCTATTTTGCCAGAAGCTATCAGCCTCACTAAGTCGGCGGGAGTTAATATGCCGATTAACAATCCGCGACTGGGGTTGTCGGATAAGTTCCCTGTGGTAATAGTCTGCTGGTTCTGCACGACGAGCACGCAGCGGGCCCGCACCTTGTCCGGCGGGGACGTTTCGGTCATCCCCCCCCGGTCTGAGGGTACAGGTGTTTTGACTAGGGGACAACTGTTTTGCAACTGACTCATCAGGGCGATCGCCGCTGCTAAGGAAGTTTCTGGCCCGGCAGTTAGGGGGTAGCGGTCGATCGCTTGTTCTAAGGCTGAGGAGTAAAAGGGCGGGTGGTAAAACGGCATAGTTGATTGCAGGTTGTCAGAGGGCGGCTAACTATCGGGCAAAGCCTTAGGGAACGGCACAAACACCTCGCCTGTGCTTGGGATTTAAATAATAAACTTTCTCATTGATTATTTCCACGCAATCTGAGCTTGAGATTAATGGTGCCACTAATTCGCAATCTCACGGATCTCAAATCCTTGGGCGGTTTTTACTGCCTGCTTTTCTCCAGAGACTCTCCTATAATCAAAATAACCCGAATGTAAAGTTTTACTACAAGATTTATCCATAATGACAACTTTAAGCTTAGAGCAAATTGCAGCCAAGTTAGAAAGCCAAAATTCAGCCGATCGAATGGTGGCTTTGGCCAACTTGCGGAACGTGCCTGCTGCAGAGGCGGTGCCTTTGATTAAAAAGGTGTTGAACGACGAAAGTTTGCAAGTGCGATCGATGGCTGTGTTTGCTCTCGGGGTCAAACCGACAGCAGAGTGCTATCCTATTTTAGTCAAATTGCTAGAAACAGACCCGGATTACGGCATTCGCGCTGACGCTGCGGGTGCTTTGGGCTATCTGGAAGATATCAGAGCTTTTGATGCTTTGGTGCGGGCTTTTTACGAAGATACTCAATGGCTGGTGCGCTTCAGTGCTGCTGTTTCTCTGGGAAATCTCAAAGATCCCCGGGCTCGTGACGTGCTGCTAAAAGCTCTCGACAGCGAGCAAGTGGTGATCCAGCAGGCGGCAATTTCGGCTTTGGGGGAAATTAAGGAAATTGGGGCGATCGATCGCATCCTCAATTTTGCTCAGTCGGAAGATTGGCTGATTCGCCAGAGGCTGGCTGAAGCTTTGGGCAATTTGCCGAGTGTTAAGAGCGTTTCGGCTTTGAAATACTTAGAAAAAGATAGTAATTCTCAAGTATCTAAGGCGGCAACAATTTCTCTTGATCGCCTGTCAAAAGCAGAAGCGTGACCTAAAACTTTTAGTATGTTGAAAAACCCGGTTTATTCAATAAACCGGGTTAATCCGTATTTTAGCAATCTTAATGAAATTTATAGAGTATTCCGTAAAACCAGAATGTATTATTTAAGCTGCGAGGCTAAATCGCAAGTTAAAATAGTTGTCGATCTCCTTTAACCCAAACTAATCATGAATCAAGCGCCCAATCCCTTTAACTCAAATCCCTCCAATCCCCTAGACCCCTTGGAGCAAGAAGTTGACGATCAAGGTGAAGCATTGCCGAGACAGTACCACCCGGCAACTAAAAAAACTCTGCAAAAAGTCTTTATTATCCTGGTAGTTGTCGGGGCAATTATTGGGGGAATTCTGTCTATAGGGGTGATTTCGCTGATGCAGAAGGCAGGACTGACAGATGTGCCGGCAAGGGTACAGAATCCTAAGTGAATGGGTGGGTTGAGCGTACCTGAAGCGATCGCCCAGCCTTAATTATAATATCGTTCAATATCGTGCCCATGTTGCTGGCGCGAAATTAAGATGCGATCGCTCGCCTAGTACCCCAATAAATCTTAATATTTTCATTATTTTATTTGATGCCACTGTGTCTATACAATCAAATTCGGTGCTGTAGCGGCCCGGATCAAAAACAGTTTTAAATAAACCACACTTATTCTGAGTAAGAGAATGTTACTTATTGCCCTATTTATCGCCACCTTTTTTTTAGCATACTGCAATGGTGCTAATGATAATTTTAAAGGCGTGGCGACACTGTTTGGTAGTCAGACCACGAACTATAAAACAGCAATTGGTTGGGCAACTATCACAACTTTTGCAGGTTCAATATTTTCTATTTTTTTAGCAGAAACGCTGGTAAAAAGCTTTTCGGGAAAAGGGCTAGTTCCAGACGAGATCGCCAATGGTCAAGATTTTCATTTGGCAGTCGCGATCGCTGCGGGTTTAACCGTTATTCTTGCTACCTTAACTGGATTCCCCATTTCCACAACTCACGGTCTTACAGGTGCCCTTAGCGGTGCAGGTTTAGTAGCAATTGGTACTCAAGTTAATTTTACTGCCTTGCAGAAAAATTTTCTAATGCCTTTGTTGCTAAGTCCCATGATTGCGATTCTATTAGGAGCTTTAATTTATGCGCTGTCTCGCTACCTGCGAGTTTATTTAGGAATCCAGAAAGAATGGTGTATTTGCGCTGGTCAAACTCAACAGATTATTCCGATTCCCCAGCCCGATGCAACTAACATACTTAAGTGCATCACAACCGCTGATGTCGCCGTCGATTCTCTAGATAAATGCACGCAAAGGTACCTGGGAAATTTCTTACAAATCCCCAGCCAAAAGTTAGTGGATGTTTGCCATTTTATGAGTGCGGGAATCGTCAGTTTTGCCAGAGGATTGAACGATACGCCGAAAATTGTTTCGCTCATGTTAGTCGGTCAATCAATATCAGTTCAGTGGGGAAGTTTAGCAGTAGCTTTGGGAATGGCGCTCGGCGGTTTATTGAATGCTAAAAAAGTTGCCGAAACCATGAGCAAAAAGCTGACCGCAATGAATACCGGTCAAGGGCTGGTGGCAAACTTAGTGACTGGATTTTTAGTTATTGCTGCCAGTCGTTATGGGCTTCCAGTTTCTACTACCCATGTTTCGGTAGGTTCAATTTTTGGTGTTGGATTGATTTCAAAAAAAGCTAATGTGCGCGTTTTCTATCAGATTCTACTATCATGGATTTTGACCTTGCCAATTGCTGCGGCAATCAGCGGCTGTGGTTACTGGGTGTTGCATCGGTAAAAGAATTAATCGTTAGTCCTAGAACAGAAAGAGTTCGCAGTTGATTTGGGATTGTCATCAAATGATAACCTGATCAAATCTAACGGTAAAAACAAGAAATCGCGCCGGGAGTTTTTGAATAAAAATTTAAGGGTAATTTATGGTTAAAAATTCTCCGATCGCGCCGCCTGTTGCAGATAAATTGATTGGTGCTGGCTTTCACGCTCTTTCCGATCCTTTGCGGCTTCAGATTTTGGAGTTGCTGCGGGAACAGGAGTTGTGCGTGTGTGATTTGTGCGATCGGCTCAACGTCACTCAGTCTAAACTCTCTTTTCACCTCAAAGCCTTGAAGGATGCAGCTTTAGTCCGCAGCCGCCAAGAAGGCCGCTGGATTTACTACAGCCTCAATTTAGCTCAGTTTGTCGCCCTCGAACAGTACCTCGCCGAATACCGCCGTTTCAGCCAGATCCTGCCGGCGCGCCCCTGTTCCGACGCGGGTTAACCTATCAACATTTCTTAATCACTCAAATATTGAGATGGATTGTTAGATGATTGACATATCAATTTTTTTTGATATGATGTGATGGAACCAATTAGTTGAGAGCGATGGATGCAACAGCTCATCGGTTAGCTTGTGCTCGGCCAGATTGCAGGCGAGAGACGATCGCGGAATTTCTAGGTACATTTATTTTGGTTTTTGCCGGCACCGGTGCGGTGATGGTTAACAAAACTAGCGCTGGTTCCGTAACTCATTTAGGCGTCAGTTTTGTATTTGGTGCAGTAGTAACTGCGATGATTTACGCCCTAGGACACATCAGCGGCGCACACTTTAATCCGGCCGTAACTTTAGGGTTTTGGGCGAGCGGTTTTTTCCCAAAATATAAAGTTTTGCCTTACGTTTTAGCGCAGTGTGCGGGTGCAATTGCAGCCTCTCAACTGCTGCTAATTACTTTAGGTGAAGTAGCAAATCTCGGTGCAACTATCCCTCTCAATGGTAACTGGTTGCAGTCTCTCATTTTAGAAACAGTTTTGACCTTTATCTTAATGTTTGTTATCCTCGGTTCGGGATTAGATAGACGCGCTCACATCGGCTTTGCCGGGATAGCAATTGGGTTAACTGTAGGGTTAGAAGCGGCATTTATGGGGCCAATTACCGGAGCGAGCATGAATCCGGCACGATCGCTCGGTCCTGCTTTAATTGGCAGCATTTGGGAACACCATTGGGTTTATTGGGTGGCTCCTATTTGGGGAGCACAATTAGCAGTCGCAGTTTATCGGGAACTGTCTAACGGATTTCGGGATTTTAATTGAAAGTAGCATGACAAGTTTTACGCACAAACCGAGAATTTTGTTTCTATACGGCTCTTTGAGAGAGCGTTCTTACAGCCGCTTGTTGGCGGAAGAATCGGCGAGAATTATTGAGGGTTTCGGTGCCGAAGTTCGATTTTTCAATCCTCTGGAATTGCCGATTTACGGCAGCGTTCCCGATACGCATCCCAAGGTTCAGGAATTGCGGGAATTGAGCCTGTGGTCGGAGGGTCAAGTGTGGTCGAGCCCAGAAATGCACGGCAATATTACCGGCATTATGAAAAATCAAATTGACTGGATTCCTTTAAGTATAGGGGCTGTCAGACCGACTCAAGGCAGAACTTTGGCGGTGATGCAAGTCAGCGGTGGTTCGCAATCTTTTAATGCTGTCAATACTTTGAGAATTTTGGGGCGGTGGATGCGGATGTTTACGATTCCGAATCAGTCTTCGGTTGCTAAGGCTTATCAGGAATTTAATGAAGATGGGACGATGAAGGATTCGCCTTATCGCGATCGCGCGATCGACGTGATGGAGGAACTGTACAAGTTTACCCTGCTGTTGCGGGAGCAAGCCGACTATTTGACCGATCGCTACAGCGAACGCAAGGAACAAGCAGCTAAAGAGGCGATCGCACTAGCAAATCGCGCCCTTGAATTACCGGCCCCTTAGAAACCCCTGGAACCCCGACAACAACCCATAACCAACAACTCACAACCAACAAAAACCATGAAAAAAGTAATGTTTGTTTGCAAAAGAAACTCCTGCAGATCGCAAATGGCAGAAGGATTTGCTAAAACCATCGGAGCCGGAAAGATTGGAGTCACCAGTTCCGGGTTAGAATCAAGCAGGGTTCATCCGACAGCAATTCAAGTCATGTCAGAAATCGGCATTGATATCACCGATCAAACATCAAACCCATTAAGCGAATTTAATGCAGAAGACTACGACGCCGTAATTTCTCTGTGTGGCTGCGGCGTGAATTTACCCGAAGCGTGGGTATTGCGAGAAGTGTTTGAAGATTGGCAACTCGACGACCCCGACGGACAACCCATAGAAACTTTTCACCGCGTTCGAGATGAAATTAAAGCACGAGTTGAAACATTAGTTGACTCTCTCAAGTAAGATTAAGTAGACGGGCGGGCAGGATGCCCACCCCACAAGAAAATTAACTTTTGTGGGACAGGCATCTTGCCTGTTCTTAAGAATGGTGCAAGATGTGAGTTTCAATTAACTTTGTTGCTAATCATTCAAATTAGTCACTGTCGCATCCAAAGAATTAGTGCTAAATTATGAGAGGCGTTCCGCCGGAACGCCTCTACATTCGTTGCGAGCACAAACCAAAAGGTGAGCAAATGATTCAGACAGCAGTCACGCCTTTCAAAAACAAAATTAACTCAGCTTTAACTAAAAAGCAGATTACAGTTTTACAAATTAATCTCGGCAAACGCTGCAACCTTGCTTGCACTCACTGCCACGTAGAAGCTAGCCCGAAACGAACAGAAGAACTTTCCCCGGAAATTTGCGACCAATTAATTGAAATCATTCGCCGCTTTCCTCAAATTAAAACAGTTGACCTCACCGGCGGTGCTCCCGAAATGCTTTACGGTTTTAAACCGCTAGCGGAAGCTGCCAGGGCTGCAGGTAAAGAGGTAATTATTCGTTCTAATTTGACGATTTACTTTGAAAAAGGTTTTGAAGATATTCCCGAATATTGCGCGCAGCACCAGCTCAGAATTGTGGCGTCGCTTCCCTGCTACCAAGCTGACAATGTGGACAAAATGCGCGGCAACGGTGTTTTTGACAGTTCGATTCGGGCGCTGCAAAAGCTAAATCAGTTGGGATACGGGAAAAACCCCAATTTAATTGTAGATTTGGTGTACAATCCACAAGTGCCGACAACAGACAAGTTTTCGCTAACACCGGAACAAGGCAAGTTAGAGCAAGATTACAAGATTTATTTAGCCGAACAGTTTGGGATTTGTTTTAATCAATTGTTCGCGATTACTAATTTGCCCGTGGGACGGACTAAGTTTCATTTGGAACATAAGAAACTGCACAAGCCTTATCTCGGGTTTTTGGAGGAGAATTTTAACCCCGGTACTCTGGAACATTTAATGTGCCGTAACGAATTGTCGATCGACTATTTGGGCAATGTCTACGACTGCGATTTTAACCAAATGGAAAATTTGCCCGCGAAAACTGGCAGCGGGGAAAAGATAACTGTTGCTAAATTGCTCGAATCTGGCAGTTTAGATGTGATTCAAGAGGTGCAAACTGCTGCTTATTGTTATGGCTGTACGGCAGGTTGCGGTTCTAGCTGCGGCGGTACTTTGATTTGAGAAGGAAGAAGGAAGAAGGAAGAAGGAAGAAGGAAGAAGGAAGAAGGAAGAAACTATGCTCTTGGGCCCGATTCCCGATTCCCGATTCCCGATTCCCCATGCTTTTGGGCCCAATGCCCCATGCCCATATTATTGAGAGTGGAGAGTTGAGGTAATGAATGATTCGCGATCGCCCGATGAAAATCCGCCAAGATCAAACAGGTGGAAGCTGATTTTAGGGATTGGTTTAGCTGTGGCTTTAATTGCTGCGACCAAGTTTTTGGACTTTCAAGGAATTTTGAAAAATGCGCTGGAGTCGATCGCGAGTCTCGGCCCTTGGGGCCCGGCAGCTTTTATTCTAATTTACATTGTAGCAACAGTTCTATTTATCCCTGGTTCTTTGCTGACTCTCGGTTCTGGCGTTTTGTTTGGAGTCGTTGGCGGTTCGGTTTGTGTTTCGATCGGCTCGGTTTTAGGGGCAACTGGCGCTTTTTTAACAGGAAGGTATTTAACTCGCGACTGGGTTTCCAAACAGATAGAGGGCAATCAAAAATTTAAGGCGATCGACTCCGCAGTTGCTTCTGAAGGATGGAAAATTGTGCTGCTGACGCGGCTTTCTCCCATTTTTCCGTTTAATTTGCTTAACTATGCTTTCGGAGTCACGCAGGTATCTTTAAAAGACTATTTTTTGGCATCTTGGATCGGCATGATTCCGGGAACTGTCATGTATGTTTATCTCGGTTCCCTGGCCGGGAGTTTGGCTGCACTTGGATCGCAAGGGCGATCGCGCACTGCTGCTGAGTGGGCTCTCTACGGCATTGGTTTGCTAGCAACGATCGCCCTCACCGTTTATGCAACCCGCTTGGCTAAGAGAGCTTTAGACGAAAAAATTTCCCATTGAAACCACAGCACAAATTGGTAAAATTGTCCAGAGGGTTTTGCCCATACATTATAATACATTGCTAATTTAAAAAACTCCGTATTTTCTCTGTGTTATTTACAATTATTTTGTTATACAAACAAGATAGATATTAAAGATATCGTAAAGCACTAACCTCAAGTAGGTAAATTGAAGGTCGAAATATAAAATTGATGCCAAAATAGAAGGCGATCGCGCGATCAGAATAAGAATTGTTTGCAGTCACGAATGCAAGTCATACCATTTTAAATTTGAGATTTGAGATTTGAAATTCGGAATGACTGATGACTACCAGGGTTGGGATCACCGGCCTACAGTTGCATTATTTTCTGAAACTGGTCTCACGACTTGCCTGATCTTAATTCTGCCGAATGACCAATACCGTTTGATGAATTTGATTCGGAGAGAACATTTGATGATGCAAAACCCAGCAAATCAAGCCGGATCTGTGTCTGCGCCGCCGCCACACCAAACAAAAAACCTGCGCCACTTTTGGGAAAACATCAGCAATTCTGCTCAATCGCGGTGGCAGCAAGCGCACAGTCTTTGGCAGCACAGACGGCAGCGCCGCCATTTGCTGACCCTGCTAATTCTGGCCACCACGGCTTTAACCATTAGCACAACTGCTTGCATCAGCTATTTTTTTGTGCGTGGACTAATCCTCGACAATTTAAAGCAAATAGCACTATTAAAACTAGAAAAAGGTACCGACGAAATCGACCGCTGGCTCAGCAGCCGCAAAGCAGAAATAGAAACCATTGCTTACGATCCTACGGTTAGGACTATCAATTGGAAATTAGTCGAACCCAGGTTGCAAGGAGAAATATACAGGTTAAAAGAGTATTTCATCCTGTCATTAACTCAACCCGACGGCTCATTTATCAACACTCTAGGCAACCGGGCGAACAACAAAGACCGCCAACACTTTCAAAAAGCAATGGCAGGGCAGCTCAACGTTTCCGACCCGCTGATCGGCCGCAGTACAAAAGTTCCGACGATCATCATTTCAGCTCCTATTTGGACCTTACCCCCCGCTCCAAATCAAGTAATGGGAGTCCTTTCGGGCAGCATTAAATTAGACCGAGTAACATCTGTCGCTAACAGCTTGCTGTACGGTTCTGACAGTTATGCTTTTGCGCTCAATTCACAAGGAGTGCCAATTGTTCATCCCAACAGTAACTTAATCGGAAATATCGATCGGCCGACCCCAAGCTTCTTAAAGTCACAAGACCCCGCGCTTTCCACAATTGCGCGACAGATGATCGACCGCCAGACGAAAATTGAACTGGTAAAAATAGATAATAAATGGGTGTATGTGGCCTATACTCCCCTCAAGGAAGTTAACTGGTCGATGGCTTTAGTAATTCCCCGCGAAAATATTGAATCCCAACTGCAAGCATTAAATTTGCTGACATCGGTCGTCGCCGGACTGCTCGGCCCAGCAATGCTAGCAGCAATATGGCTAATTTATTCCTCTGAAAACAATCGCGCTCAAGCGGAGCGAGAAGCCATGCTCAACCGGATTGCTGGACGCATTCGCGCTTCCCTGGAATTAGACCAAATCGTGCAAAGCACAGTCGAAGAAATAGTAAGTTTGCTGCACCTAGAACGGGCGGCTTTTGGCTGGTACAAACCACAAGAAAAAATGTTACAAATCCTATGGGAATGTTGCCCATCTGATTGTTCGACGCCCGCTAAAAAGTTTGAGTCTTACTTGGTCGGAAATTTGTCAATACCGAGTGACCAATGCGAGCCCATTATTCTTTCGAGGGACACTTGGGCGGAGGGTGCAGCTCAAGCGAGCGAAATTAAACCTAATAGCTATTTAGCCGTTCCTGTCCACACTCAAAACCAGCCGCAGGGTTATTTAATTTGCAGCCACGTTACTCATTGGCTTTGGAGCAAGGAGCAAATCCAACTCTTAAAAGCTGTAGCAGACCAACTGGCGATCGCAATTACTCAAGCTCACCTTTACAGTCAAACCCAAGACCAAGTAAAACTCCTTAATAGTGCCTTAAATGAACTGAAAAAGACTCAAACTCATTTAGTGCAGAGCGAAAAAATGTCATCACTAGGTCAAATGGTAGCTGGGATAGCGCACGAAATCAACAACCCGGTTAACTTCATTTCGGCTAATTTACCTCACACCAGCAAATATACTAAAAATTTATTAGAATTGGTGAGTTTATACAAACAAAAGTTCCCCGAAGTCCCCCCAGAAATCGCAGACTTTACCGAAGAAATCGAGTTAGACTTTATCGAGGAAGATTTGCCCCATATATTGGATTCTATGAAAATAGGAACCGAACGCATTCGCAGCATCGTTCTTTCTTTGCGTAACTTTTCTCGCCTCGATGAATCGGACAAAAAGCAGGCGGATATTCACGAGGGTATAGAAAATACCTTGCTGTTGCTCTCCAACCGCATCAAAAATAGAATTTATATAGTCAAGAAATACGGAAAAGTGCCTTCAGTTGAGTGCTATCCGTCTCAGCTCAATCAGGTTTTTATGAACTTGCTGAGCAATGCGATAGATGCCTTGAACGAGATCGATCGCCTAGATAAAATCATTACAATTTCCACGGGAGTAGTTCGCGAAAATGGCGGTAAATTTCTGAAAGTGGCGATCGCCGACAACGGCCCCGGCATTCCCGACAGCGTTAAAGACAAAATTTATAACCCATTTTTTACTACTAAACCAGTGGGCCAAGGTACTGGTTTGGGGTTAGCAATTAGCTACAAGATTGTAGTGGATGGACACGGCGGCAGCATCAAAATTTCTCAACCTCCGGGCGGCGGCACGGAGTTTTTGGTAAAAATTCCTATTAGTAACGGGAAGTAATACCATTTTAGATTTTAGAATGGGTAATGACTGATGAAATAATGTTCGGAGCTTGTCTCTAGTTGCATTTATTTTTGAAACTGGTATAAGAAGGAAGTGGGAAAGGAAGCCTACGGATTTTGTAGCGCAGGTAACGGATACAGGGAAGACAAAAGAGGGGCTCAACAGTTTTAATTAATGCTAAATTTACGGCCGTTGGCTAAAATTAGAAGAGTTTTTGTTAAAGGTGTTTTATGGCTGTTGGCAAGGATACAATTTTCGAGCGCTTTTTGTCGCCCCTGATTCGACTGGCGATCGACGAACAAGCACTGAAACGACTCTACGAAGGTATCGACTGGGAAACAGCGGGCGATCGCTACCGACAACCCGACTTAGTTTATCCCGAATATTACACCAGCCAAAACTTTCACGGCATTAAACGCGGCTACCTCAACCCCAGTGCCGCCGTTTCCTACGATCCAATCACGCAATATGTTTTGCCTCCCCACGAAACAGTCGTCAGGCAAGGCTTAATTGACGCTGTGCGGGTGAAACCGCGCCGAATCATCGATTTGGGATGCGGCACCGGTTCGACAACCCTCATGCTCAAGCAAGCCTTTCCCGAAGCGGAAGTTGTCGGCTTGGACTTGTCGCCTTATATGCTGGTAGTTGCCGACATGAAAGCGCAAAAAGCCGGCTTAAATATCGAGTGGTTGCACGGAAATGCCGAAAGCGTTGCTTTTGGCGATGCCAGCTTCGATTTAGTCGCAGCTTCCTTGTTGTTTCACGAGACGCCACCTGCTGTATCGCGGGCAATTTTACGAGAAAGCTTCCGACTCCTGAAGGTTGGGGGACAAGTGGCAATTTTGGACGGAAATCAAAAAACTTTGCGGCAGACAGAGTGGCTGACTGATATCTTTGAGGAGCCTTATATTAAGTCTTACGCCGCTGGTAGCCTCGATGCTTGGGCGGGGGCGGCTGGATTCGCGGCGGTGCAAACTCACGAACACTGGTGGGTGAATCAGGTGACGCAGGGCGTGAAACCTTTGCCGGGGGAAGATTTGGAACAGATGCGAGTGGCAAGGGGGTGGAATTTGGGCGATCGAACTCCTGATTTTGATGGCGATTTACCAGGCATTCCAGCTCCTGCTTGATCTATTAACTGTTGTCTGTTAATGGTTAACTGTTAGCAAACTAATGACTAATGACTCATGACTAATGACTCTAAAAGCAGTTTTATTTGATTTTAATGGCGTGATTGTTAATGACGAGCCAATTCACGAGAAAATAATCGATCAATTGATGCTCGATGAAAATCTCCAGCTCAAACGTGGGGAGTTTCGAGAAGTTTGTTTGGGAAGGAGCGATCGCGCTTGCATTACCGCACTGCTGGAGCGCCGGGGACGATTTCTGACAGAAACATACCTCGATCGGCTGCTGCGGCGCAAGGCCCAAGCTTACAAAGCTCAAATAGATACTTTGGAGAAACTGCCTATTTATCCGGGTTTGCCAGAATTTATTGACAAA includes:
- a CDS encoding inorganic phosphate transporter, with translation MLLIALFIATFFLAYCNGANDNFKGVATLFGSQTTNYKTAIGWATITTFAGSIFSIFLAETLVKSFSGKGLVPDEIANGQDFHLAVAIAAGLTVILATLTGFPISTTHGLTGALSGAGLVAIGTQVNFTALQKNFLMPLLLSPMIAILLGALIYALSRYLRVYLGIQKEWCICAGQTQQIIPIPQPDATNILKCITTADVAVDSLDKCTQRYLGNFLQIPSQKLVDVCHFMSAGIVSFARGLNDTPKIVSLMLVGQSISVQWGSLAVALGMALGGLLNAKKVAETMSKKLTAMNTGQGLVANLVTGFLVIAASRYGLPVSTTHVSVGSIFGVGLISKKANVRVFYQILLSWILTLPIAAAISGCGYWVLHR
- a CDS encoding ArsR family transcriptional regulator, with product MVKNSPIAPPVADKLIGAGFHALSDPLRLQILELLREQELCVCDLCDRLNVTQSKLSFHLKALKDAALVRSRQEGRWIYYSLNLAQFVALEQYLAEYRRFSQILPARPCSDAG
- a CDS encoding HEAT repeat domain-containing protein, which translates into the protein MTTLSLEQIAAKLESQNSADRMVALANLRNVPAAEAVPLIKKVLNDESLQVRSMAVFALGVKPTAECYPILVKLLETDPDYGIRADAAGALGYLEDIRAFDALVRAFYEDTQWLVRFSAAVSLGNLKDPRARDVLLKALDSEQVVIQQAAISALGEIKEIGAIDRILNFAQSEDWLIRQRLAEALGNLPSVKSVSALKYLEKDSNSQVSKAATISLDRLSKAEA
- the arsC gene encoding arsenate reductase, glutathione/glutaredoxin type, whose protein sequence is MKKVMFVCKRNSCRSQMAEGFAKTIGAGKIGVTSSGLESSRVHPTAIQVMSEIGIDITDQTSNPLSEFNAEDYDAVISLCGCGVNLPEAWVLREVFEDWQLDDPDGQPIETFHRVRDEIKARVETLVDSLK
- the arsH gene encoding arsenical resistance protein ArsH, with the protein product MTSFTHKPRILFLYGSLRERSYSRLLAEESARIIEGFGAEVRFFNPLELPIYGSVPDTHPKVQELRELSLWSEGQVWSSPEMHGNITGIMKNQIDWIPLSIGAVRPTQGRTLAVMQVSGGSQSFNAVNTLRILGRWMRMFTIPNQSSVAKAYQEFNEDGTMKDSPYRDRAIDVMEELYKFTLLLREQADYLTDRYSERKEQAAKEAIALANRALELPAP
- a CDS encoding GAF domain-containing protein → MTDDYQGWDHRPTVALFSETGLTTCLILILPNDQYRLMNLIRREHLMMQNPANQAGSVSAPPPHQTKNLRHFWENISNSAQSRWQQAHSLWQHRRQRRHLLTLLILATTALTISTTACISYFFVRGLILDNLKQIALLKLEKGTDEIDRWLSSRKAEIETIAYDPTVRTINWKLVEPRLQGEIYRLKEYFILSLTQPDGSFINTLGNRANNKDRQHFQKAMAGQLNVSDPLIGRSTKVPTIIISAPIWTLPPAPNQVMGVLSGSIKLDRVTSVANSLLYGSDSYAFALNSQGVPIVHPNSNLIGNIDRPTPSFLKSQDPALSTIARQMIDRQTKIELVKIDNKWVYVAYTPLKEVNWSMALVIPRENIESQLQALNLLTSVVAGLLGPAMLAAIWLIYSSENNRAQAEREAMLNRIAGRIRASLELDQIVQSTVEEIVSLLHLERAAFGWYKPQEKMLQILWECCPSDCSTPAKKFESYLVGNLSIPSDQCEPIILSRDTWAEGAAQASEIKPNSYLAVPVHTQNQPQGYLICSHVTHWLWSKEQIQLLKAVADQLAIAITQAHLYSQTQDQVKLLNSALNELKKTQTHLVQSEKMSSLGQMVAGIAHEINNPVNFISANLPHTSKYTKNLLELVSLYKQKFPEVPPEIADFTEEIELDFIEEDLPHILDSMKIGTERIRSIVLSLRNFSRLDESDKKQADIHEGIENTLLLLSNRIKNRIYIVKKYGKVPSVECYPSQLNQVFMNLLSNAIDALNEIDRLDKIITISTGVVRENGGKFLKVAIADNGPGIPDSVKDKIYNPFFTTKPVGQGTGLGLAISYKIVVDGHGGSIKISQPPGGGTEFLVKIPISNGK
- a CDS encoding TVP38/TMEM64 family protein translates to MNDSRSPDENPPRSNRWKLILGIGLAVALIAATKFLDFQGILKNALESIASLGPWGPAAFILIYIVATVLFIPGSLLTLGSGVLFGVVGGSVCVSIGSVLGATGAFLTGRYLTRDWVSKQIEGNQKFKAIDSAVASEGWKIVLLTRLSPIFPFNLLNYAFGVTQVSLKDYFLASWIGMIPGTVMYVYLGSLAGSLAALGSQGRSRTAAEWALYGIGLLATIALTVYATRLAKRALDEKISH
- a CDS encoding radical SAM/Cys-rich domain protein — encoded protein: MIQTAVTPFKNKINSALTKKQITVLQINLGKRCNLACTHCHVEASPKRTEELSPEICDQLIEIIRRFPQIKTVDLTGGAPEMLYGFKPLAEAARAAGKEVIIRSNLTIYFEKGFEDIPEYCAQHQLRIVASLPCYQADNVDKMRGNGVFDSSIRALQKLNQLGYGKNPNLIVDLVYNPQVPTTDKFSLTPEQGKLEQDYKIYLAEQFGICFNQLFAITNLPVGRTKFHLEHKKLHKPYLGFLEENFNPGTLEHLMCRNELSIDYLGNVYDCDFNQMENLPAKTGSGEKITVAKLLESGSLDVIQEVQTAAYCYGCTAGCGSSCGGTLI
- a CDS encoding aquaporin produces the protein MDATAHRLACARPDCRRETIAEFLGTFILVFAGTGAVMVNKTSAGSVTHLGVSFVFGAVVTAMIYALGHISGAHFNPAVTLGFWASGFFPKYKVLPYVLAQCAGAIAASQLLLITLGEVANLGATIPLNGNWLQSLILETVLTFILMFVILGSGLDRRAHIGFAGIAIGLTVGLEAAFMGPITGASMNPARSLGPALIGSIWEHHWVYWVAPIWGAQLAVAVYRELSNGFRDFN